One window of the Mytilus galloprovincialis chromosome 14, xbMytGall1.hap1.1, whole genome shotgun sequence genome contains the following:
- the LOC143059749 gene encoding innexin unc-9-like codes for MGALEDLKDHGGKIFKVGLTDDSRIHLLNRLYCVVVLIVFVVIVSAKQYVGEPIQCWCPAVFEKSHVAYTNNYCWVANTYYVDFESSLPIEREIRVDKEIEYYQWVPLIFLLQALLFYMPRMVWKRFGGGSYINVKQILRRADEAVFMTHSERNEALNDIAMYLDKYIKVRNCISSPYKKMETVKTKMANAGVHYGNYLCFLFMVTSFLYLANAVAQIILVDAFLGNDFKTLGFHFLKSLFSGKSFEDHLRFPRVTFCDLDVRQMTNVQTWTVQCSLPINLFNEKIFCINWMMLVSMVLINGTNFLYNLVAIFLPFRNRNYVRKFLDMEGIRDGRPEETPEYEETLQQNFVFEYLRHDGVFLIWFVSNKTNQVIASEIVIKLWKNYVKSERFKEQNKGLGIEMKRNNEASNT; via the exons ATGGGAGC ATTAGAAGACCTTAAAGACCACGGaggtaaaatctttaaagtcGGATTAACTGATGATTCACGAATCCACCTACTGAACCGTCTTTACTGTGTCGTAGTACTAATTGTGTTCGTCGTCATCGTTAGTGCTAAACAATATGTCGGCGAACCTATACAATGCTGGTGCCCGGCAGTATTTGAAAAAAGTCACGTGGCCTACACAAACAATTACTGTTGGGTAGCCAACACGTATTACGTTGACTTTGAAAGCTCATTGCCAATCGAACGAGAAATACGAGTTGATAAAGAGATAGAATATTATCAGTGGGttcctttgatatttttgttacaaGCATTGCTGTTTTATATGCCTCGTATGGTTTGGAAACGTTTTGGTGGAGGTTCTTATATAAATGTTAAACAGATCCTCCGTCGGGCAGATGAAGCTGTTTTTATGACTCATTCTGAAAGAAATGAAGCTTTGAACGACATTGCTATGTATTTAGATAAGTACATAAAAGTCAGAAACTGTATTTCATCACCTTATAAGAAAATGGAAACGGTCAAAACCAAAATGGCGAACGCGGGAGTTCATTATGGGAATTATCTCTGTTTCCTATTCATGGTGACTTCATTTTTATATCTGGCAAACGCCGTCGCCCAAATAATCCTCGTCGATGCATTTTTGGGCAATGATTTTAAAACACTTGGATTTCATTTTCTAAAGTCTTTATTTAGCGGCAAGTCTTTTGAAGACCATCTCCGTTTTCCTCGAGTGACATTTTGTGACCTTGACGTTCGGCAGATGACCAATGTCCAAACGTGGACGGTTCAGTGTTCTCTTCCGATTAATCTTTTCAACGaaaaaatattctgtatcaatTGGATGATGCTTGTGTCAATGGTTCTCATAAATGGAACAAATTTTCTCTACAACTTAGTAGCCATATTTTTGCCTTTTCGTAATAGAAATTATGTACGAAAGTTTTTAGATATGGAAGGTATTCGTGATGGCCGCCCCGAGGAGACACCAGAGTATGAAGAGACTCTCCAACAAAACTTTGTTTTTGAGTATCTGCGCCATGATGGCGTCTTTCTCATTTGGTTTGTCAGCAATAAAACCAATCAAGTAATTGCATCGGAAATTGTAATTAAACTGTGGAAAAACTACGTAAAATCAGAAAGATTCAAAGAACAAAATAAAGGACTTGGAATTGAAATGAAGAGGAACAATGAAGCCTCTAACACGTGA